The window GAGTACAAGTCAGTATAAATTAATGTgctttaatgatattttttcagTTGCTCCATGGACCAGCTCAGTTTACATGTACTCCGTTTGAATTTACAGTAAACCTATTTCTATATCAAACTCAAACTTGATACTATCAAACttgatgtgttttcttttatgaGAAATTGAGCAGTGTGGTGAAGACCTGAAGACATCTGGCACAGCTGAAGGTTTTCTCCCACAGTAGACAGGAACATTAATACTGTCTATGTCTATATGAAACTACAgctagcagccagttagcttagcttagcacaaagactggaaacagggggaaacagttagcctggctctgtccaaaggtaacaaaatctgccacATAGGCTAACCATAAAACCTTAAAGTTTTCATATgtttggattaaacaaacaagatataatttGGCTCTTAGTGAGCTTTTGGGACACTGGTAGACAgatgttacctttggacagaaccaggctagcacACCAgctccccctgtttccagtctttatgctaagctaagctaactgactcCTGGCTGTAGCTGCATGTCCAGCACATAGACACGAAAGAGGTGttgttctcatctaactctcagcaagaaataAGCGTATTTCATAAAATGTGGACCTATGCATTTAACATGTGAGCTTAAGCGTAATTGAAGGCCAAACATCTGACATGTTAAGTTTGACCAACCTTGCATTTATAAGGCTTGATGTCAGAGTGGACGATCATGTGAGCCTTGAGAGTCTGCTTTTGGACGAAGCTCTTGAAACACATGTGGCATTGGTAGGCCCGTATGTTGGTGTGGATGAGGACATGGCGCTTCATGTTGGCCAACAGGGTGAACTCACGACCACAGATGCGACACTTGTGCTCCTTCACCCCCTGAAGAACGAGAGAATGTGACACTGGCGCTGTAAGAAATATGGTCAAAAGACGAGTCTGTCTGCTGCTTAAGATTATAGTTAGTTTAACCAATTAAATGCCAAtgatctttatttttaattcttgTGGAGATccttaagtttaaaaaaaacccaaatatgtCAATATGAATTTTTGGGaagtataaaatgatgcacaagataTCCAGAATAGTTAAATTTCATAAaatggtgcagccataaaaatGTGGAGTCTCAAAGGAGGTTTAAAATATGTCAGTCTAAAAATCATATATCTTCAGTGAGAAGTTGGCACAGCTCATATAGTATATAAAACTATGACATATATACACAGTGTGCAGTAGTTTTCCTAACTTAAAGGTACTTCAGGGGATGTAAAAGGGGATAActggatgttaaggggttaaaaaTTGCTTCACGAGCCTGAGTTGAAGCGGAAATTGCTTTGAGACAGCTGCCAAAACAACCTGTTCAGCAAGTGTCCAAACTCTGTCAGCCATCCTCACTATCCAAAATCTAAACAAGGAATAATGGAAATGTCATAATATGACAGCAAAATTGATAATTCTGTCAGAAGTcaaaaatgcagcttttttcTTCCAACCCCTGTCAAAGCACCACTGATAAAAAATGCTGACTCTTTTCTCTTCGTCCTCCTAGTTAAACCTACTTTGTGGGTGAGAGTGTGCTGTTTCAGGTGGTGTGACTGGATGAACTCCATCCCACACTCGCTGCAGATGTACGGTctgatgtctttgtgtttcatcaTGTGGTTCTGAAGTTGACTCGGGTACTGGAAAGTCTTCTGGCACTCTGCACACCTGCAGGAACAATAGGTATTACCTCTTTGTGAAGCCAAATAGGGAACTGAAATTTTAAAGcagtagttcaacattttgctTATTTTCGTTCGTaccgagagttagatgagaagattgatccCACTTTCAGGTTGACAGTGGTATTTTCTCAGCTAactttcagcaagaaagcaaaccAGGCTATTTCCCAGAATGTCGAAGTATTTCTTTAACAACACAATCATTACAATGTTTCAGCAGACATGTTTTTGTGCTCACCTGTACAAGGTGGGGCCACGATGGGCAGTCAGGTGCCTCTTCAGCTGGGCCAGCGTGGGAAAGTCCAGACCACACTCTACACATACGTTCTCCTGGCCTTTCTCATGCTTCAACTCATGAGCGCGGAGCTCACTGGGGTAAGCGAAGCCTCGGCCACACACGCTGCAGCTGGTGGGGCAGAGGAAGTATATGTGAGAGAAATTAGGTTAAAAGGAGAATGTTTGTCagtaaaaagcacaaaaaaacacaaaaaccctGCTACAAAACATCTACCTGTATGGCTTCACGTCACTGTGTTGCATCATGTGTCTCTTCAGGTGGCTGGTTTGGGTGAAGGCCTTGTGGCACACCTGGCACTTGTGAGGACGCATGCCCTGGTGGgtgagcaggtgtgtgtgcaagtgGCTCAGCTGCTTAAACAGCTTTCCACACAGGTGGCACCCATGTGGCTTGATGCCGCTGTGCCCCAGGATATGCGTGACCAGGTTGTACTTGGAGGTGTAGGACTTCTCGCACATGCGACACTTCCATCGCTTTTGGTCACCTCCCACATCCACGTAGTAGCTGTCATCAACATGGACGTTAAGACCCAGCTTCTCAGCGTTGGTCATCCCGCCTCGAGGAGGTCCGTCACGGCTGCGGTGACTGGGTCGGAGGTCCTCTTTGGGGTAGAAAGGTCCAGGGGAGAGGTGCATGACGGGCCCAGGCATGAAGAAGGGGTATGGTAGGAGGCTATGGTGGAGAGGGGGGAAGTACGGAgggtggaggagaagaggagaaggaggccAAACAGGGGAAGGACTGAGAGGCTCTTGTTTCACCTGCACAGGTAGATTCAGACCAGGTGATCTGTGATGCAGCTGCAGCCTGTTTAACTCGATCATGCCAGGGATGGTCTTCGGAGATGGGGAGGGAATAGGGCGAGATGGGAGGGAGAAGGGAATATGAGAGAGGTCCACCGTCTTCTTCCTGCtgctttcctcctcttcctctgctcctctttctGGAGACTCGCATCCCTTTGCGTCCATTTTGAAAGGAGTTCTTTTACGTTTTTGGGATCCTTCCTTTTGCGTATAACTGGGGCCAAGCATGGGAAAGAAAGCAGGTGGGCCTAATGCACTGTAGGTGTCTCTGGTGGGTGATATGCTGGGGTATCTGGCAGAGGAGAATTTTGGGGGCTTAATATAGAGCGGAGGTGGGCTTAGGTAGAAACCATGCTGAGATGGTTGCCTTAGCTCTCTTGCTCTATCTCTGACAGGAGGACTTCTTGCTGGTGAGAAATTTACTGTATCTGTTTCCATCTTCTCTCTGCAGAAAAGGAACAAGATAAGTGGTtgaaatgtcattattttacataccatttatagaaaaaaactgacaaaagtaCATCAAATGACTCTGTCTGGTGTCTATTTATGACATGAAACTGTCTCTCTGAAGATTCCTCAGGAAAGAATGGCAGTGGACAAACGTACAGTGTGCCGACACCCACACCTTTCAGTGTTCAACCTGAAACCTTTCACTTCTTCCTTTCTCACagatctcctcctctcctgaaATTAGGAAGTTATCTGTGAAATGTTCACCTCTACCTCCCGCACACTTTTCGCTTCTCCATCcctttttctctgctctgttcatctttttttttttttgcgtttaTAGTCAGGGAGaacttcctcttttctcctccactGATAACACTACGTGCTGTTTTAATCTATatctgcatgtacagtacagtgcataTGGTTTTACTAAGTAACCGATAAGCACAAAACTGTGATGTTAAGATGTTACAGAGCTATTAATAACACCTCCACTGCAGTTTCTACGTGCATGTTTTAGTGTAGATGATAGTCAGGGATTAAAAGATTGTGATACACAGAGAGGAACTGTCTTACTTCTGCATGACATTCAAAATAGTGCTTAGAAATGAACATATCTATTCTATTCCTGTATATAGTTCAACGCTTATCAATCGCAAACTGATGATCCATATCAATCCCCTGTCGCATGACCACAAGTTCAACGTCATTGTCTGTTACTTGGATCCCTGTTGGTTGCAGCTGCAGCAACTATTCTTCCTGAGGTCCATTCAAAAACTATATTATTgtacacataaaatacacatattacCATATGAGGTGcaacaatttaacaattttcaTTGTTGATGAATCTGTGGATCATTtcctcaattaattgattaatcatttgatctAGAAATTTCAGGacactgtgaaaaatatgaaGAGGGTGTAGttaattgtcttgttttgtccgaacAACAGGCCAGAATCTGAAGatattcagattatttttgcataaaacacaagaaaagcgTCAAATCCCCACGATTTAGAAACTGGATCTAGAGAATATATATTTCTGCTTGAagaatgacttaaacaattaatcagttgtCACAATGGTTGCTGATAgttcgactaatcgattaatcaacaaatcattCATGCCATAAACATGCAGACACTATAATATATTGCATCAAGTCATGTTGAAAAGATGATGAGAACAAGACAGCATGTTCACGATGATAAAGTTAAGGATGATGATGCGATGAAGATGAATTCAGCGAAACTACAGGAGATTACAGATAAATTGAGATGTCACAAATTCAcctttttgtcatttcatttctgacaaaatgaaaactcaCAAGTGGTAAAACACTTTCTAAGAACCAGCAATACTTGTccatatcaataaataatgaaaatagatGTCAAAAGGATGCAAGTGCTTTGATGCATATTAGTCATCtacataaaacatgaactgtactgtatgtagaatGCACACATTTAATGCCATGAAGTATATGTTAAGATTTGCATGTTATTCTCCCacttatcaacattttttaacaatttcagCTGCATTTTTCACATTGCCTTCACAGCCTGCTTTGAATGCTCTCCTAGATTTTTCCTCTTCTATTATCCTCTTCACCTCTTCCATGATTTATGAGGAAGGTGCACTGTGCAAAGACCCCAGCCTATACTTTGCAACACCATGCATTCCAAACAATCCATTAAAACCGAAGCCCCTCCTCACCCATATGCCAGTCAGTAccatgaaagtgtgtgtttgtgtgaggctGAAGCCAAGTCTGTGTGTGGAACTTACCAGCTGAGTGTAGCagagtgtgttttctgtgatgcTGTGGCTCTGTGCTGTCTGaaatgctgctgcagctgctgctgttgtaccTGTACCTGCGTTCTCTCCCTCCTGCTCGCAGTGCAACTCTCCTGACAATGAGCCGCCCGTCCACGGATAGCATTTGAAGTGACTTAAGAAAGAGAACAGGAACAATCACTTTGTTCTCATTTTTCAGATGAGTACCTTcggagagaaggaaggaagggaggggagaggaagtCAACAAGCCTAGTGCCTTCCTGCAGAAAAATAAGGAAACACTAGATAGACATCTCCATTTCTCTATGAAATAGGGATTTGTACAGCTTTTGGAGGAGCGCGGTGAGGcaagatttgatgtttcacaaGAAAACAATGCAGTTTGAATGTTTAACAGCTGTGAAGTGACATGCaatgatggatgatgatgatcacACTCTGAAAACCAGTCATCCCTTTCTCTTTATCCAGATTCTTAAAGAAATACATGTTAAGAAAGatcagttttatatttgaaatgaataaaaactctTACATTTTTAGGTGGAGTTAGTGTAAAGATTATGTCTTTTAAGTTCCAACAGATAAAATTCATGGTCAGTTGTTTGCTGTACAGAGTgcacaataaaatatatgatataaatataaGATATGTTTAATATAATGCAATCCAGCAGTAAAGTCGCTGCAAATACAACCTCTGTGAAGtgtttaatgttcagtttttgtttctatctaaagaaaagagagaacagctgtatttctcttttttctaaATGGTAATTTTTGATGccttgtttgtcattttgttatATTGGATTGcacaatattgtaaaatgttcCTGTTATTTCGTCCACCTCCTGCATGTGCTCGACAGATGAAAACAATCATAGACAAAATATTACTAGATAAACTGATGAAATGTGTCAACACAGCCACTAGGAGGCAAGAGCGGCCTACTGTCAAAAGGATGTTTGTCACACTCCACTCCAGTTTACAGCACTTTATGACAGCTGTTAAATATGATAACTGTCAGATTTATCTTCACAAACTGACTGAAGTTATGTTCTGTAATCTTTCTGTGagtgataaatataaataaactaataacAATCTATGTCTCAATATCCTGCTCTGCCCTTTTGGCACTGAAGTTAGCGAACACAGACGTTAtgaactgtgtttttaattgggATGAGGTGGCAGTTATAGATCAGGAGGGGGCTGCAGTAATTGAGCTCATATCATTGAAACAGTGAAACTGTCTTCTGCTGGTTGTGGCCGATCATTAGCTGTGTTAATTAGCTCATGAGACCAATTAACCTAAGACCTGGACAATGTGTGCTTCAATTCCTGTGAGGGATTAaggattttatatataaaatggGGAAttagtaggtgtgtgtgtgtgtcggtgtgagtgtgttttcatCATCTTTCAGTTTGTGTACCAACATCCGCTAATCGAGTACAGTGTTGCCAAGCTATCATGGTGGCTCAGCAGGCCGAGGTTCAGAGTTGGACTTCTTCTCATGACCTTTATACCTTTCtacagaatatacaaaaatggtattatttcaactttttaccttttttgtgcagctgatacatatttttgttcatagaaattaaaaaataacgATTAAACAATGTTCTTCCCATTCAATGAAATTCATTAAAATCATGACAgctgttatgttctcctgttttctgTAACATCAGACTATAATATAgtatgtttgtgaatgttttttctccacaaacaaagtgtaaaacctaaagaatacactctctctgctctctgaaagcttaaTTAAGGGCTGATCACCCATTTGTTAATTTCTGATGaagtatttatgaataaaaaatagagCTGTGGTTCACAAATttggtatagagactaattatgcGGCGATAttgtgaagggtcagaatatcagcttttttaaaataaagggATATCAAAGTTGTACTACCCTCACGTCCATTCATGCTTTGAATAATTTCAAGACTGAATAATCTCCCCATCCTCTTCTTGACCTCTCCTGACTTTCTACCATCTCCAACATGCACGGTCACGCAACACGAGTCCTTCTCTAATCATTCTCAATGGCATGAAGCAAACCAGGCCACACAACTGCCCAGCCCTTTGACCCGGGCCTGCCCAGTGGTCAGCTTCGTCACTGAAGGTGACAGTAACTATGACAGACTCATTAAGGATCTCTAAGTGGCTTTTGGGTTTCTGTGTCACTCTCAAAAGCAGCCATGAAAGTATATAAGACAAGTCGGTGGCACCATGCAAGGATAGAGAACTGGTCAACCATCTGGGAGCATCTGAAACACTTGAATTCTTTTGTTCATCGAGCGATTAAGCAACAAGTGAGTACATTTTTTGCTTTGTGGATATCTGTCTGGCTTAGATTTTGTGGTCCATGGTTCTAAACTGTTTTCCTTGTTCTCCTCCTGTCCATCTATCTTTCACTCTCTCCGCAGAGATGACTGGAGCTGCTGTGTCCGTGTGCCTACTTTTTCTGCTGTCTGTATGTTCAGCGTGCTACATCTCTAACTGTCCCATCGGTGGGAAGAGGTCCATCACGGATGCCCCACTGCGCAAGGTGAGCTGCCTTTATCAATCTTTAACTTTCGAATTCTTTGGTGAGATATTAAGCTCAGACAAGTAGTATCAGCAAACTGGGAAATCTTTGCTGgatttaaagggttttttttcccttgggAGTTGTTGccagtcagaaaaaaataggACTGTGAGAGTCTAAGGATCAAAGGTTTAAGGATAGAGGGTGTCATATGTTGTACA of the Thunnus maccoyii chromosome 9, fThuMac1.1, whole genome shotgun sequence genome contains:
- the znf366 gene encoding zinc finger protein 366 isoform X3 is translated as MVCKIMTFQPLILFLFCREKMETDTVNFSPARSPPVRDRARELRQPSQHGFYLSPPPLYIKPPKFSSARYPSISPTRDTYSALGPPAFFPMLGPSYTQKEGSQKRKRTPFKMDAKGCESPERGAEEEEESSRKKTVDLSHIPFSLPSRPIPSPSPKTIPGMIELNRLQLHHRSPGLNLPVQVKQEPLSPSPVWPPSPLLLHPPYFPPLHHSLLPYPFFMPGPVMHLSPGPFYPKEDLRPSHRSRDGPPRGGMTNAEKLGLNVHVDDSYYVDVGGDQKRWKCRMCEKSYTSKYNLVTHILGHSGIKPHGCHLCGKLFKQLSHLHTHLLTHQGMRPHKCQVCHKAFTQTSHLKRHMMQHSDVKPYSCSVCGRGFAYPSELRAHELKHEKGQENVCVECGLDFPTLAQLKRHLTAHRGPTLYRCAECQKTFQYPSQLQNHMMKHKDIRPYICSECGMEFIQSHHLKQHTLTHKLCGKEFNRMHNLMGHMHLHSDSKPFKCLYCPSKFTLKGNLTRHMKVKHGVMDRGLDERLFRQRGRFCLSTPMGLLTHFSQEEPFDLSQKPPGLRLSQSDGESVPGSSCQEEDEESLYRRSQYSPEVDQHEPAGEDQYLPELEERGEGEKQKQMYQRSLDDQTYERESAEEGHSLDHTGDQVHLLQSEDTPETAYESYLELGDRHETSRRQSYDSYDSDSELEDQIHHHEPEEEPEESMQQLDGFCEPDIDVAGRKQSRFETSEFMEATGPQDEEEE
- the znf366 gene encoding zinc finger protein 366 isoform X2, which codes for METDTVNFSPARSPPVRDRARELRQPSQHGFYLSPPPLYIKPPKFSSARYPSISPTRDTYSALGPPAFFPMLGPSYTQKEGSQKRKRTPFKMDAKGCESPERGAEEEEESSRKKTVDLSHIPFSLPSRPIPSPSPKTIPGMIELNRLQLHHRSPGLNLPVQVKQEPLSPSPVWPPSPLLLHPPYFPPLHHSLLPYPFFMPGPVMHLSPGPFYPKEDLRPSHRSRDGPPRGGMTNAEKLGLNVHVDDSYYVDVGGDQKRWKCRMCEKSYTSKYNLVTHILGHSGIKPHGCHLCGKLFKQLSHLHTHLLTHQGMRPHKCQVCHKAFTQTSHLKRHMMQHSDVKPYSCSVCGRGFAYPSELRAHELKHEKGQENVCVECGLDFPTLAQLKRHLTAHRGPTLYRCAECQKTFQYPSQLQNHMMKHKDIRPYICSECGMEFIQSHHLKQHTLTHKGVKEHKCRICGREFTLLANMKRHVLIHTNIRAYQCHMCFKSFVQKQTLKAHMIVHSDIKPYKCKLCGKEFNRMHNLMGHMHLHSDSKPFKCLYCPSKFTLKGNLTRHMKVKHGVMDRGLDERLFRQRGRFCLSTPMGLLTHFSQEEPFDLSQKPPGLRLSQSDGESVPGSSCQEEDEESLYRRSQYSPEVDQHEPAGEDQYLPELEERGEGEKQKQMYQRSLDDQTYERESAEEGHSLDHTGDQVHLLQSEDTPETAYESYLELGDRHETSRRQSYDSYDSDSELEDQIHHHEPEEEPEESMQQLDGFCEPDIDVAGRKQSRFETSEFMEATGPQDEEEE
- the znf366 gene encoding zinc finger protein 366 isoform X1, which codes for MVCKIMTFQPLILFLFCREKMETDTVNFSPARSPPVRDRARELRQPSQHGFYLSPPPLYIKPPKFSSARYPSISPTRDTYSALGPPAFFPMLGPSYTQKEGSQKRKRTPFKMDAKGCESPERGAEEEEESSRKKTVDLSHIPFSLPSRPIPSPSPKTIPGMIELNRLQLHHRSPGLNLPVQVKQEPLSPSPVWPPSPLLLHPPYFPPLHHSLLPYPFFMPGPVMHLSPGPFYPKEDLRPSHRSRDGPPRGGMTNAEKLGLNVHVDDSYYVDVGGDQKRWKCRMCEKSYTSKYNLVTHILGHSGIKPHGCHLCGKLFKQLSHLHTHLLTHQGMRPHKCQVCHKAFTQTSHLKRHMMQHSDVKPYSCSVCGRGFAYPSELRAHELKHEKGQENVCVECGLDFPTLAQLKRHLTAHRGPTLYRCAECQKTFQYPSQLQNHMMKHKDIRPYICSECGMEFIQSHHLKQHTLTHKGVKEHKCRICGREFTLLANMKRHVLIHTNIRAYQCHMCFKSFVQKQTLKAHMIVHSDIKPYKCKLCGKEFNRMHNLMGHMHLHSDSKPFKCLYCPSKFTLKGNLTRHMKVKHGVMDRGLDERLFRQRGRFCLSTPMGLLTHFSQEEPFDLSQKPPGLRLSQSDGESVPGSSCQEEDEESLYRRSQYSPEVDQHEPAGEDQYLPELEERGEGEKQKQMYQRSLDDQTYERESAEEGHSLDHTGDQVHLLQSEDTPETAYESYLELGDRHETSRRQSYDSYDSDSELEDQIHHHEPEEEPEESMQQLDGFCEPDIDVAGRKQSRFETSEFMEATGPQDEEEE